One Manihot esculenta cultivar AM560-2 chromosome 18, M.esculenta_v8, whole genome shotgun sequence genomic window carries:
- the LOC110606916 gene encoding XIAP-associated factor 1 translates to MAVASEETTNICSHCDRAIPSLNIDLHFAHCSRNLEKCKICGDMVPKKHAEEHFLNTHAPVACSLCSETMEREILAIHKGENCPQRIVTCEFCEFPLPAIDLAEHQEVCGNRTELCHLCNRYIRLRERYNHEARCTGVSDSTAGSSRDVRAAERAPGAPRTQPHDYSRRRLLFTIAITGIAVLLGSILFQRKTGNNQVH, encoded by the exons TGACAGAGCTATTCCTTCCTTGAATATTGATTTGCATTTCGCTCATTGTTCTCGGAATCttgaaaaatgtaaaatttgtGGTGACATGGTCCCAAAAAAGCATGCTGAGGAACACTTCTTAAACACTCATGCTCCG GTAGCCTGTTCACTATGCAGTGAGACAATGGAGCGTGAAATTCTAGCAATTCATAAAGGTGAAAATTGTCCTCAAAGGATTGTCACATGCGAATTCTGTGAGTTTCCATTGCCTGCAATTGATCTAGCTGAGCATCAG GAGGTATGTGGGAACCGAACAGAACTTTGCCATCTGTGTAATAGATATATTAGATTGCGAGAAAGATACAACCATGAGGCTAGATGCACTGGTGTGTCAGACAGTACTGCAGGATCTTCCAG GGATGTGAGGGCAGCTGAAAGAGCACCAGGTGCTCCAAGAACGCAGCCACATGATTATTCACGGAGACGACTTCTATTCACCATTGCAATAACAGGCATTGCTGTTCTACTGGGATCAATTCTTTTCCAGAGGAAAACAGGGAATAATCAAGTGCATTAG
- the LOC110606914 gene encoding probable rhamnogalacturonate lyase B has protein sequence MRKRLQRFFSSLGDCGGCLRHSNVSHSTSTSQRPRPGGILNPDRHFHLGKQTLKDNNCCTMPPPAVRLYIQDHHVVMDNGIVQVTLSNPGGIVTGIRYNGIDNLLEVLNRETNRGYWDLVWNPPGGKGIFDVISGTSFKVIVENEEQVELSFTRMWDPSLEGKYIPLNIDKRFILLRGSSGFYSYAIYEHLKEWPGFELGETRITFKLRKDKFQYMAVGDNLQRLMPLPDDRMPGRCQTLAYPEAVLLVNPKHPELKGEVDDKYQYSCNNEDNQVHGWISFNPPVGFWQITPSNEFRTGGPLKQNLTSHVGPTTLAMFHSSHYAGKDLLPIYNPGEYWKKVFGPVFIYLNSASTGNDSLFLWQDAKIKMMAEVQSWPYSFPASADFQKSAERGNVFGRLLVQDRYMSEDYIVASGAYVGMAPPGDVGSWQRECKDYQFWTRADENGCFFIKNIRTGDYNLYAWVPGFIGDYQFEAVVTIISGCNIYMGDLVYNPPRDGPTLWEIGIPDRSAAEFYVPDPDPMHVNKLFINHPDRFRQYGLWSRYVEIYPEADLVYTVGVSDHHKDWFFAQVVRRKDDGTHVGTTWQIKFKLDNVDQRNTYKLRVALASATLAELQVRVNDPKAARPLFTTGLIGRDNSIARHGIHGLYWLYNVNIPGVRLVEGENTVFLTQPRCTSPFQGLMYDYIRLEGPPSS, from the exons ATGAGGAAAAGGCTGCAAAGGTTCTTCAGTTCTCTTGGCGATTGCGGTGGTTGCCTGCGCCACAGCAATGTTTCTCACTCTACGTCCACTTCTCAAAGACCTAGACCTGGAG GTATACTGAACCCAGATAGACATTTTCATCTTGGTAAACAAACTCTGAAAGATAACAACTGTTGCACAATGCCACCTCCTGCGGTCCGATTGTATATTCAAGATCAtcat GTTGTGATGGATAATGGCATAGTTCAAGTCACATTATCAAACCCTGGAGGAATTGTTACTGGCATACGATATAATGGAATTGACAATTTGCTTGAAGTTCTTAATCGTGAAACAAATAGAGG GTATTGGGATCTTGTCTGGAATCCACCAGGAGGCAAGGGAATATTTGATGT GATTAGTGGAACAAGTTTTAAGGTGATTGTGGAAAATGAGGAACAGGTTGAGCTCTCATTCACAAGAATGTGGGATCCCTCTCTGGAGGGAAAGTACATTCCCCTAAACATAGATAAAAG GTTTATATTGCTCCGTGGTTCCTCAGGCTTCTACTCTTATGCCATCTATGAGCACTTAAAAGAGTGGCCAGGTTTTGAACTTGGTGAAACCAGGATCACTTTCAAGCTCAGAAAAGACAA GTTTCAGTATATGGCTGTAGGAGATAACCTGCAAAGACTGATGCCCTTACCTGATGACCGTATGCCAGGAAGATGTCAAACCCTGGCATATCCTGAAGCTGTCCTACTTGTTAATCCTAAGCATCCAGAGCTGAAAGGAGAG GTGGATGACAAGTaccaatattcatgtaataatGAAGACAACCAGGTCCATGGGTGGATATCCTTCAACCCACCTGTGGGGTTTTGGCAAATTACACCAAGCAATGAGTTCCGAACTGGTGGGCCCCTCAAACAGAACCTGACCTCACATGTAGGCCCCACCACGCTTGCT ATGTTTCATAGTTCACATTATGCCGGAAAAGATCTACTGCCAATATATAATCCTGGCGAGTATTGGAAGAAAGTTTTTGGTCCAGTTTTCATCTATCTTAATTCTGCATCAACTGGAAATGACTCACTTTTTCTATGGCAAGATGCCAAAATAAAG ATGATGGCTGAAGTCCAAAGCTGGCCGTACAGTTTCCCAGCCTCTGCAGATTTCCAAAAGTCAGCAGAACGAGGGAATGTATTTGGTAGACTACTTGTCCAAGACAG GTATATGAGTGAGGACTATATTGTAGCAAGTGGTGCTTATGTAGGGATGGCCCCACCAGGCGATGTTGGATCATGGCAGAGAGAATGCAAG GACTACCAATTTTGGACCAGAGCAGATGAGAATGGCTGTTTCTTCATTAAAAACATCAGAACTGGGGACTATAACCTTTATGCATGGGTTCCTGGATTTATTGGGGATTATCAATTTGAAGCTGTCGTTACCATAATCTCAG GTTGTAATATTTATATGGGTGATCTTGTATATAACCCTCCAAGAGATGGACCTACATTATGGGAAATAGGCATCCCTGATCGTTCTGCTGCAGAGTTTTATGTTCCTGATCCCGATCCAATGCATGTCAATAAACTATTTATCAATCATCCTGACAG GTTTAGGCAATATGGGTTGTGGAGCAGATATGTGGAGATATATCCTGAGGCAGACTTGGTTTACACAGTTGGTGTCAGTGACCATCACAAGGACTGGTTTTTTGCGCAAGTGGTGAG GAGGAAAGATGATGGTACACATGTAGGTACCACATGGCAAATTAAGTTCAAACTTGACAATGTTGATCAAAGGAACACCTACAAATTGCGTGTGGCATTGGCATCTGCAACTCTGGCAGAACTTCAG GTTCGTGTTAATGACCCAAAAGCCGCCCGCCCTTTATTTACAACTGGACTAATTGGAAGGGACAACTCGATTGCGAGACATGGGATTCACGGGCTCTACTGGCTGTACAATGTAAATATACCAGGCGTTCGGTTAGTTGAAGGAGAGAATACCGTCTTCTTGACGCAGCCCAGATGCACCAGCCCTTTCCAGGGTCTCATGTATGACTACATTCGTCTAGAAGGTCCTCCTTCTTCGTGA
- the LOC110605900 gene encoding probable pectate lyase 4: MAVQWFALALCMAFFFFFAPDFCLAQKMNPIDSCWRQNPNWRRNRQQLATCSVGFAGKMTNNIGKDVIRYKVTDPRDDPLNPKPGSLRYGATMITGKVWITFQKNMNIELVKPLLISSFTTLDGRGVDVHITGNACLLVYKATDVIIHGLRIHHCMAVGPSSVRGPNGEMVALGKMDGDAIRLVTASKVWIDHNTLYACQDGLLDVTRGSTHITISNNWFKDQDKVMLLGHDDGYLRDKDMKVTVVFNHFGPNCNQRMPRVRHGYAHVANNLYQGWEQYAIGGSMNPSIKSESNYFIAPKSGNKEVTWRQGVNVKSRPWNFYSVRDVFENGASFTQSGVGGAKPNYNNQERFEVADAKSVKSITSSSGALKCFRTIMC; this comes from the exons ATGGCCGTACAATGGTTCGCTTTGGCTCTTTGCAtggccttcttcttcttcttcgccCCTGATTTTTGTCTTGCTCAAAAGATGAATCCCATTGATAGTTGCTGGAGACAGAACCCTAATTGGCGAAGAAACAGGCAGCAATTAGCCACCTGCTCCGTGGGGTTTGCAGGGAAGATGACTAACAACATTGGAAAAGATGTCATCCGCTACAAAGTGACTGATCCTAGAGATGACCCATTGAACCCCAAACCAGGGTCTCTGAGATATGGAGCCACAATGATCACCGGCAAAGTGTGGATAACTTTTCAAAAgaacatgaatattgaacttgTAAAGCCCCTTCTCATCAGCAGTTTCACCACCCTCGATGGCCGAGGCGTCGACGTTCACATTACTGGAAACGCTTGCCTTCTAGTCTACAAG GCCACCGACGTAATCATCCATGGCCTGAGGATTCACCATTGCATGGCCGTAGGTCCTAGCTCGGTGAGGGGACCAAATGGAGAGATGGTGGCTTTAGGTAAGATGGATGGGGATGCAATCAGGTTGGTCACCGCATCAAAAGTCTGGATCGACCACAATACTCTATATGCATGCCAAGATGGTCTTCTGGATGTGACTCGAGGATCTACACACATCACCATCTCTAACAACTGGTTCAAGGACCAAGACAAGGTCATGCTTCTTGGACATGACGATGGGTACTTGAGAGACAAGGACATGAAGGTGACTGTTGTGTTCAATCATTTTGGTCCAAATTGCAACCAGCGTATGCCGAG GGTTCGTCATGGATATGCACACGTAGCCAACAACCTCTACCAAGGATGGGAACAATATGCAATTGGAGGAAGCATGAATCCTAGCATCAAGAGTGAATCCAATTACTTCATCGCACCAAAATCAGGAAACAAAGAG GTAACATGGAGACAAGGGGTTAATGTGAAAAGCAGGCCCTGGAACTTCTATTCGGTGAGGGATGTTTTTGAAAATGGTGCTTCTTTCACCCAGAGCGGTGTCGGAGGGGCAAAGCCCAATTACAACAACCAAGAGAGGTTCGAGGTTGCAGATGCAAAGTCTGTCAAGTCTATAACAAGCTCATCAGGTGCTTTAAAGTGCTTTAGAACCATTATGTGCTGA